TCATTCTTTATTTTCCCAATTGTGTAGCACATCTTTGATGTTGCATTCCTTCAAATGAACTGCTTATCACGAGCTATAGAACTTTGATATCTCTGTATAGCTTCATATAGGCACAATCTTCTTTAAATTATTTGCAATCGTCTTTTTGAACAGTCTGAGATTGTAATCTGTTCGGCATTGTATATCCAAATCACTCATATGGCCTTTAACTGCAGGCAGTAATGTGCGCTCTAAAAATCATTTACTAATAAGTATTTTGTGCATAACATGTAATATATCATCGGATTGGCACCTTTGAGTGAAGTGTAATATGAATATGTGGGGATCAGGGAACGTTAAACAAATGATTTGGCTGAGATATCCTTCAAATGACAGAAAATGACAAAGGTTAAACAGGAGTTTTACTCAGCTTTATAAATCCGATCTTGATGCTAACATAACAAATCATGTGCTTTTAAGCATATATGAGTGTCTTCCTTCCATCATCTTTCTTTAACGGAGGAATTCTTAATTCTCCACAACTGGATAAAAATTTTGAACATTATTGAACAATAAACAGGCATTCCTTATCAATCATGGTATTACTCATGAAATTAAATCTCCTtaccttttcctttttttttttttggtcagctTGACCCGAGGCACTGTTGGAGTCTTTCTCTGTTGGGGCttaatttgaattttatgaaGTCAAGACCAGTGCATGCTTTGCTAATCCCTTCTCTATTGTGAGCTCAGCTAGCTGATTTATGTTAACAGTAAATGTCAACAAAAAGCATCATTTGTAAAACAGGAATCATTAAGTCCATCatatatcatttctaagcttattttaatttcattttacagTAATATTTGTTGTTAATGGTAACTCGTAACAGAAATGAGATTCTATATTTCTTTCAGCAAGGTTGGTTTCAATGAGTGTGCCATTTGGTAAATCACAGCCACCTCCAATGCACATGGTTAAGCCTTCTCTTGCACCTGCACTTTCTCCAGTTTATCAGGGTATTACTCATAGTCACAATTGCGGCATTTTTCCATATTATTGTTGCTGGAATTTGCTCATATTATCTATTCTATTGCAGCATCTGCTTTTGGTCCCAGCAATGCTCCCTTGCCAAGACACCATCGTCTCCATCGTCATCATCATCACCGTGTGAAACCTGTTGTGGTTGCTTCCTCCCCTTCCGAAGACCAAAGTAAAATTCGGACATTAATCTTAGTTCTCTATCCTTGTCAGATACTTTTGACTTTATGATGCTCACAAAAAGAATCATTGGCAGGTTGTGGTCAAGTTTGCAGTGAGCCACTTACGGCAGCTCCCTTTGGCTCACCCTGTGCTTGTGTTTTTCCTATGAAAGTCAGACTTCTTTTAGGCATGGCTCCTTATGCTATTTTTCCTTTAATGAATCAGCTAGAAATTGAGGTTGCAGCAGGCACATATTTGAAGCAAAGTCAAGTGAAAATAATGGGGGCCAGTGCTGATAGTGAAAATCAGGGAAAAACTGTTGTGGATATTAACTTGGTTCCATTGGGAGATAAGTTTGATAATACTACTGCAATACTGACATATGATAGATTTTGGCATAAGAAGGTACCTCTAAATAACACTCTTTTTGGTGATTATGAAGTTATATCAATTAGCTATCCAGGTAATAACCTCATTTATCCCTGAAGTCTTTACTGCTTTACCATTGTATTACTGTGCAATGGTCATGACTAGAGAGTATGCACCAGGGATTCCTTCTTCACCACCATACTCAGATTACATGGGGAGTGGTCCTAGTGGAAGTGCTGGAGATCTTCCCATCACTGCACATTTTGTGAGCAAGAGCCAGAAGATGAATGCTAGAACCATCGCAATCGTTGCTTTATCAGCATTTGTGGTCTTACTGGTTTTCATTGGGGCTGTCTTCATTTTCCTAAGATGGAGAAAGTTTGGAAGACCATCAAGTGCAGTTggtcctacatttgcatcatccATAAACAAAAGATCTGGTATGTCAATTTTTATGTTCTTATATAGTATTTTGCATGTACATGTTATGGAGGAGTGCCATGCAATGTTTTTGCTCCTCATGGCAGCCTTTTTATGTCCATCCTTTTAGGACCAAAGTACTTCCTGCTAATTTGTTTGGCTCAATCATCCACAATAGAAATTTTTTTCTGAACATCTTTTTTATCATCACTAATATGAacttgaattcagtgaattaatgtCAGAAGGTTGCTTTAACACCTATTAGGCCAGTGGTAtaagataataataattattagattGCTTCCATCTCTTGATTTGTTCGCATTGatagcttttttttttgttttgttgaGCATGGGAGCTTCTTTTGTAGTCTCTGATAAAGAAAGCAGTTGGGAAAGTTTACAGAAACATGTGGTACCATAATCTTTATTTCACAGAGGACCCTTTTGGAATGGTACACAATATTATTTCTAGTAGTCGTGCTTTGTTGGGTTTAGTTTGTATGATATAGGGAGCTTTATGCTGGTCGATTGATGATGTTCTCTAGACAAGTATAATCAAATGAAACAAATCATATGCCAAGTTTGTTATATTTTAGATCTTCACTTGTTAATGCAGGCATTGGGTCTCTCATGTCGACTAGTATTGCAAGCTCAACATCAATGTCCCTTGTGTCAACCATGGCTACTTGCATGCTTTCTGTTAAAACATTTCCATATGCTGAGCTTGAGAAAGCAACAGAGAAGTTCAGTTCAAAGAGGATTTTGGGTGAAGGAGGGTTTGGACGTGTTTACCATGGGATTATGGAAGATGGGACTGAGGTTGCAGTTAAACTGCTTACACGAGATAATCAGAATGGAGACCGTGAATTTATTGCAGAAGTTGAGATGTTAAGTCGATTGCATCACCGTAATCTCGTGAAGTTGATTGGTATATGCATAGAAGGACGCACTCGGTGCTTGGTCTATGAACTTGTTCCCAATGGCAGTGTTGAATCCCACTTGCATGGTATGTTCTATAGGAACTTTGAAATTTATGGTGTAATACTTTGGTAAATTTGCTTCTACCTTTTCATCATATTGATCAGAAGCCTCCTGTCTATATTATATTTTCCACAGAAACCAGCATGCTATAAACTTAAATCTTATGCAATACCCTTTATTTGTGTTTCAGGCCTTGACAAGAGAAGCGGACCTCTTGACTGGGATGCACGGTTAAAGATTGCCCTTGGAGCAGCTAGAGGATTGGCCTATCTTCATGAAGATTCTAACCCTCGTGTAATTCATCGAGATTTCAAGGCTAGCAATGTTTTATTAGAAGATGACTTCACCCCTAAGGTCTCTGATTTTGGTCTGGCAAGGGAAGCAACTGAAGGAAGTCATCATATTTCTACCAGGGTCATGGGGACTTTTGGGTAATTGTACTAGTCTCATCACATCATACTTCTTTCTTTAGAAGTCCTGATATATCACCATTTTTTTTGTGGCATTctaattttatacatatattgtTCCCAAGTTTTCCCTTGAATGTTACTACcagtttcttattattattattttttttgaaaaaatgggTATTATTTGAGAAGCCTTATGATCTTGACAACAACAAATGATACCTTTCTAAATTATAAAATCATAAATGTACAAAATTTACCTACGATTTTGTCCCTGTCTGAATTCTGAAGTTTTCCTTTTGCAGGTATGTTGCCCCTGAATATGCAATGACAGGGCATCTGCTTGTCAAGAGTGATGTTTACAGTTATGGGGTTGTGCTGCTTGAGCTTCTATCTGGAAGAAAACCTGTGGACATGTCCCAGCCTCCTGGGGAGGAAAATTTAGTAACTTGGGCACGTCCATTGCTAACCAGTAGAGAAGGACTGGAGCAGTTGGTGGATCCTTCCTTGGCAGGAACTTATGGCTTTGATGACGTGGCTAAGGTGGCTGCCATTGCTTCTATGTGTGTTCATCCGGAGGTGACTAACAGACCCTTCATGGGTGAAGTTGTTCAGGCTCTAAAGCTAATATACAATGACATGGATGAGACTTGTGGAGACAACTGTAGTCAAAAGG
This sequence is a window from Hevea brasiliensis isolate MT/VB/25A 57/8 chromosome 10, ASM3005281v1, whole genome shotgun sequence. Protein-coding genes within it:
- the LOC110666267 gene encoding receptor-like serine/threonine-protein kinase ALE2 isoform X4 codes for the protein MQSLNVTPKCHGVASRNFSNFWCISDQAAVLLRARLVSMSVPFGKSQPPPMHMVKPSLAPALSPVYQASAFGPSNAPLPRHHRLHRHHHHRVKPVVVASSPSEDQSCGQVCSEPLTAAPFGSPCACVFPMKVRLLLGMAPYAIFPLMNQLEIEVAAGTYLKQSQVKIMGASADSENQGKTVVDINLVPLGDKFDNTTAILTYDRFWHKKVPLNNTLFGDYEVISISYPGIPSSPPYSDYMGSGPSGSAGDLPITAHFVSKSQKMNARTIAIVALSAFVVLLVFIGAVFIFLRWRKFGRPSSAVGPTFASSINKRSGIGSLMSTSIASSTSMSLVSTMATCMLSVKTFPYAELEKATEKFSSKRILGEGGFGRVYHGIMEDGTEVAVKLLTRDNQNGDREFIAEVEMLSRLHHRNLVKLIGICIEGRTRCLVYELVPNGSVESHLHGLDKRSGPLDWDARLKIALGAARGLAYLHEDSNPRVIHRDFKASNVLLEDDFTPKVSDFGLAREATEGSHHISTRVMGTFGYVAPEYAMTGHLLVKSDVYSYGVVLLELLSGRKPVDMSQPPGEENLVTWARPLLTSREGLEQLVDPSLAGTYGFDDVAKVAAIASMCVHPEVTNRPFMGEVVQALKLIYNDMDETCGDNCSQKESSAPDSDFKVDLAPSYGSWWNAGGISPRITHGQASSFITMEYSSGPLEEMENRPFSASSLVGDRLSLAIRQGNRSGPLRTVRSKTAFYRLRGSMSEHGGLLSKRNWNGGYWV
- the LOC110666267 gene encoding receptor-like serine/threonine-protein kinase ALE2 isoform X3, whose translation is MSVPFGKSQPPPMHMVKPSLAPALSPVYQASAFGPSNAPLPRHHRLHRHHHHRVKPVVVASSPSEDQSCGQVCSEPLTAAPFGSPCACVFPMKVRLLLGMAPYAIFPLMNQLEIEVAAGTYLKQSQVKIMGASADSENQGKTVVDINLVPLGDKFDNTTAILTYDRFWHKKVPLNNTLFGDYEVISISYPGIPSSPPYSDYMGSGPSGSAGDLPITAHFVSKSQKMNARTIAIVALSAFVVLLVFIGAVFIFLRWRKFGRPSSAVGPTFASSINKRSGIGSLMSTSIASSTSMSLVSTMATCMLSVKTFPYAELEKATEKFSSKRILGEGGFGRVYHGIMEDGTEVAVKLLTRDNQNGDREFIAEVEMLSRLHHRNLVKLIGICIEGRTRCLVYELVPNGSVESHLHGLDKRSGPLDWDARLKIALGAARGLAYLHEDSNPRVIHRDFKASNVLLEDDFTPKVSDFGLAREATEGSHHISTRVMGTFGYVAPEYAMTGHLLVKSDVYSYGVVLLELLSGRKPVDMSQPPGEENLVTWARPLLTSREGLEQLVDPSLAGTYGFDDVAKVAAIASMCVHPEVTNRPFMGEVVQALKLIYNDMDETCGDNCSQKESSAPDSDFKVDLAPSYGSWWNAGGISPRITHGQASSFITMEYSSGPLEEMENRPFSASSLVGDRLSLAIRQGNRSGPLRTVRSKTAFYRLRGSMSEHGGLLSKRNWNGGYWV
- the LOC110666267 gene encoding receptor-like serine/threonine-protein kinase ALE2 isoform X2, which codes for MMPFFTLLLLLGLLTFVFTCLARLVSMSVPFGKSQPPPMHMVKPSLAPALSPVYQASAFGPSNAPLPRHHRLHRHHHHRVKPVVVASSPSEDQSCGQVCSEPLTAAPFGSPCACVFPMKVRLLLGMAPYAIFPLMNQLEIEVAAGTYLKQSQVKIMGASADSENQGKTVVDINLVPLGDKFDNTTAILTYDRFWHKKVPLNNTLFGDYEVISISYPGIPSSPPYSDYMGSGPSGSAGDLPITAHFVSKSQKMNARTIAIVALSAFVVLLVFIGAVFIFLRWRKFGRPSSAVGPTFASSINKRSGIGSLMSTSIASSTSMSLVSTMATCMLSVKTFPYAELEKATEKFSSKRILGEGGFGRVYHGIMEDGTEVAVKLLTRDNQNGDREFIAEVEMLSRLHHRNLVKLIGICIEGRTRCLVYELVPNGSVESHLHGLDKRSGPLDWDARLKIALGAARGLAYLHEDSNPRVIHRDFKASNVLLEDDFTPKVSDFGLAREATEGSHHISTRVMGTFGYVAPEYAMTGHLLVKSDVYSYGVVLLELLSGRKPVDMSQPPGEENLVTWARPLLTSREGLEQLVDPSLAGTYGFDDVAKVAAIASMCVHPEVTNRPFMGEVVQALKLIYNDMDETCGDNCSQKESSAPDSDFKVDLAPSYGSWWNAGGISPRITHGQASSFITMEYSSGPLEEMENRPFSASSLVGDRLSLAIRQGNRSGPLRTVRSKTAFYRLRGSMSEHGGLLSKRNWNGGYWV
- the LOC110666267 gene encoding receptor-like serine/threonine-protein kinase ALE2 isoform X1, giving the protein MMPFFTLLLLLGLLTFVFTCLGHPLLHIHLSPSQPNWQLSVKENLVEHARLVSMSVPFGKSQPPPMHMVKPSLAPALSPVYQASAFGPSNAPLPRHHRLHRHHHHRVKPVVVASSPSEDQSCGQVCSEPLTAAPFGSPCACVFPMKVRLLLGMAPYAIFPLMNQLEIEVAAGTYLKQSQVKIMGASADSENQGKTVVDINLVPLGDKFDNTTAILTYDRFWHKKVPLNNTLFGDYEVISISYPGIPSSPPYSDYMGSGPSGSAGDLPITAHFVSKSQKMNARTIAIVALSAFVVLLVFIGAVFIFLRWRKFGRPSSAVGPTFASSINKRSGIGSLMSTSIASSTSMSLVSTMATCMLSVKTFPYAELEKATEKFSSKRILGEGGFGRVYHGIMEDGTEVAVKLLTRDNQNGDREFIAEVEMLSRLHHRNLVKLIGICIEGRTRCLVYELVPNGSVESHLHGLDKRSGPLDWDARLKIALGAARGLAYLHEDSNPRVIHRDFKASNVLLEDDFTPKVSDFGLAREATEGSHHISTRVMGTFGYVAPEYAMTGHLLVKSDVYSYGVVLLELLSGRKPVDMSQPPGEENLVTWARPLLTSREGLEQLVDPSLAGTYGFDDVAKVAAIASMCVHPEVTNRPFMGEVVQALKLIYNDMDETCGDNCSQKESSAPDSDFKVDLAPSYGSWWNAGGISPRITHGQASSFITMEYSSGPLEEMENRPFSASSLVGDRLSLAIRQGNRSGPLRTVRSKTAFYRLRGSMSEHGGLLSKRNWNGGYWV